A region of the Silene latifolia isolate original U9 population chromosome 9, ASM4854445v1, whole genome shotgun sequence genome:
CGCGAGAAGGATTCGCGTAAGTATGGGCAAGGATTTCCCAAGCCTCTTTAGATGTTTTTGCCCGAATGATGAGGGTTTGGAGGGCGGCAGTGAGGGTGCCCATTAGAGAACCGAGAATGAGCCCGTCTTGTTTAAGCCAAGACATATAGGCAGGGTTGGGGACTTCCTGGTTTGCCTCATTCATGGTGGTTGAGGACGGAGTTGGTGTTGAGCCATCGAGAAATCCGAATAAACTCAAGCCGAATAAGATGTTTGTTAGTTGAAACCTCCATGAAACATAGTTCAAGGGGGTGAGTTTGATAACATTATTAAGATTCGGTGCGGTGAGTGGTTGATCAGCGTTATGCGGGTTGATGATGGTGGTGTTGGTGAGATCAGTAGCCATTGAAAAGGATGAGGAAAGAGCGGAGCGTTTGAATTGATGGCGTTTTGGTCGAAGTTGGTTGGATCGTGTGGAGCTCGAAGATACCATATAAGACAAGGTTTTTGCAGTGAGAAAGGATGATTATATTGATACTGAATATTACAGGTATATATACTTACAGCTATTGAGTTAAATTAGGATAGGAGCCTTTGTACAATCAACTAATTTATGCTATTGCTATATTTACAAATATAATTGATACCAATTTAATGCTATTGCTGTATTTACAAATATTTGACAGTAAGAATGATATGATTATGAGGTAAAGATTTGATCTTGTTTATTTTGAATTATTGATTGGTGAGATATTGTTAATAACAACTAAGCTAGTTGACATCGGCTCCTTTTTCACCGAGTTTAATGAACACTTACCCAATAAGATTTTGGCCTCTTAGGCGCTTACTTTAATTTAAAAACACGAGgttaaataaggtaataaaataaaaaagtaaaAATTGATAAATTACACTCACCTCCTGGTAGTTATAGAAGTTGGTAGTAAAGAAACTAAAATGAAAAAACAAATGGATAAATGACATCAGTTCATGATAGTAAAAGAAGTTGGTAGCGGTGTGCTGTAGACCTGTTAAACAGGTCGGGCGAGTCAGGTCACGGGTTAGGTAATAGGGTCGGGTCAAATATAGGTCGGGTTAGAATACGGATATTTTGTTTTAATCGTTGCTTAACGAgtcggaaaataagaaaaatttcGGGACAAATATACGTGGTGGTTGAGGAATATACAATTACGGATAGGTGTAATTTGTAAAAACGTAAATACAAGATGGTAGATTGTAAAAGCAGAGTCACAAAGGACTGCAAGTATGCAACTTCTCCAATAAACAGCAAAGTGACAACAATGAAAAGGAAAGTATCTACATTCTACTGTACTGAATCAAGTCTGTAAAGAAACTTTGAGAATATTCACAAATAATTCACATACttgaagtaaaaaaaaaaacagctcaATCTACCATTCAATCACAAATTCCAACTGAATTGGAGAAGAATTtacaaagtgaaaaaaaaaaacctagAATCTGTTAAAAGAAGGTTACAAAATTGTGGATGATGAATAAATACATGTACATTGTGTGAACCTTCCAAATCCCGCCTTCGAAAACTTTACTTGGATCATCACAAAAGGGTATAAAGGCAAATCTTATACTGTTACTTATAATCAGCACTTGTGAGAGGTGTAGACCCACTATTATGCCGGTAAAGAGACTCATCGCTGTAAGGGTGTCGACCATCCCCGCCAACTTCAGAAGTCCATGAAACTGATGGAGATTCAAGACTAGGGTTCAAACCAGCCATCTTCACAATGGTCTCGATTTCTTTTACTAACTCTCCCATTGTAGGTCTATCGACTCCTGCGTCTTCCACGCACTTCAGAGCTAAATCCACGAATTTTTCAATGCCAACGAGTGGCGTTTTAGATCTTAGAAGAATTGGGTCGATTAGGTCTTCGAGATTGTACAGACCTCTGGTTCGGTCTATTTTTGTTCTGATCTCTTTCACTATGTATTTTCCTTGTTGGATTGGTCTCCTTGCTGTAACCATTTCCATCATGACCACTCCGAAGCTGAAAACATCGCTTTTTTCAGTCACTTGGTTCGTCATGTAATACTCTGGATCCATGTATCCCTACAGTAGGTTCAAAACAAAATACGACAGCACATTATTCGCTCCATAATGACTAAGGGGTCGACTAACATGAATTATTCGTACGAACAGTCGTAACTTACCATTGTTCCTTTGACTTGGGTAGTAACATAACCCTTTTCAGTGTCACCAAAAAGCTTGGAGAGACCAAAGTCAGCAACTTTCGCAATTAGACGTTCATCTAGAAGAATGTTTGTCGACTTGATATCCCTGTGTATAATTGGTGGATCAGCAAGCTCGTGGAGATACTGCAGACCTCTAGCAGCACCAAGTGTTACCATCAGTCGTCTCATCCAGTCTAACTGAATCCCGGATGTCCCTGCGCGATTCATTCATAAATCATAAGAGCCgatgcaaaaaaaaataaaaaaaaaataaaaaaaaaatgagatagCATTCCGGAACTTATCAGGGTAATCCACCATTTTACAAGTTTGCATTATAGCACTAAGAAAGAAACAGTTTCCGAAAATTTATAGGCAATCAAAAATATTACCTAAGAGACTTTCCATCAAAGTGCCGTTTGGAATAAATTCATATACCAGCATCTGTTCCCCTTGCGCATAGCAGAATCCCATGAGTTTGACAAGATTCTTATGATGAACCCTTGAGAGAAGTTCTATTTCATTTTTAAACTCTCGACTACCCTGCATAGATCCTTCCTGACACCTTTTAATGGCAACTATCTGTTTGTCCGCAAGAATGCCTttataaacctgcaaatattaACAACCGGTTCCGATCACAGCCTGAAAGCTAACAAATATGTCACCTTTTATAGAGTTTCATGTTAAAAGCTTTAATTTTGATTTCTGAAGATGTAGTCTGCTTAGGAAGGAGTAACATAGAAGGAAAGCAATATCTAACCTTTCCGAAACCTCCCGCTCCAATGTTGTTGTCTTCTGAAAAATTGTTGGTACATCTTTGCAGCTCTTCAAAAGAGAAAAATCTAGCTCCTTTCAACTGAGGAACGTCACCACCAATATGTTGCGAGTCCCAGGATGCTGTAATTCACAAAAATGGTCAGTAATTGGTATGTTTTACCAATTGTCAGTCATAGCATTGAGATTTCGCTAATTTACCCAAGGTAGTAGCCTTCAACTTTGCTTTCTCTGCTCTCTTCTTTTGATGATAAGCGTAGCCTCCAGCACATAGTAATAGCAAGAGTAGAACAGAACATCCTACAACAGCACCTATAATGACAccattatgggatgtttcgctgCTTCTTCCTGAGAATACGACAACAAGAAAGTGAGACGGATAATTCTGAAAGAAAGAAAGTAACAACACTGAAACAGCACCTCAAAAACTACTAAATAACTGTTATGTCAGACACGGAAACATATCCAGGCTTTGGAATCGCCATGACTCATATTTTAAGACTGGGAACCATGCCCGAAAATGAGGATACAGATGTGGGGACACGCCTTCAAACCGatattcttaaaaaaaaaagttaatacATATTTAAAAATTACAAAGTGAAATACAGAGATGTTTGATGTATAATTTATAAATCTTAAAATCGTCAAAAATCACATTATATGCTTCATATACTAATTCATGTCTGAAAATACGGAGTAACGTATACCTGAGCTATCAGCATATGGGTAGCTATCAGCAATGAAAATATAAGGACCAAACTTCTTGTTTGGCTTGTAAGTCTGGTTGCTAAACACAAATCCAAGCGATGTAACTCCTGTTTTATTAAAAAATTCAAGTCCGGCTGGAAAGATGGCAAGACGCATATTAAGGTTACCAAATGTATCCACAGCTACATCACTCATCGAGATAGAATCCACTGGAAGCTTGTAACTGACAAGACTTGTCAGTAGAGACTGCTGGAGTTCTCCGAAGTAGCTCGGGTTCCCATAGGCTGAGAAGCTTGGAGCTCTGAAGGTCCAGATACCAGTATAAGGATATCCACATTTACAGTTAGAGCTAGATGTTAGGCCAGAAGCACATTTGGAAGCAACACAAAATACTGGCGTCGTATATAAGGAACCAAGATTCTGTTGACTTTTGCAGTAAGCCAAGTTCACTGAATTACCCTCACAAAATGGGTTACCGTCTAACCTGCATATAAGTGAAGTTATAGCGTTAACCGTCTAATGTCCTGAGATAATGACTGACACATAGTAAAATGAGACTGTCTCAAAGGCGACAAATTGTATCACCAATTAGCAGTGATACAGTGCCATGCTAGAATACCATAAAATTCAAATGTCTGAATTCCAATGCCAAATCCAGCATATAGAAAGCTTACAGCAATGTAGAATTGTATCCGGGTGCCACTTTGACTGCTTCGATCTTATTGCTTTGTAAATCAATAAGCGCCAGTTGACGGCTGTATGAACCGCTGATGGTCAAAGTGCCATTAAGCTGATTGTTCTTTAATATTCTTTGGAAAGAGAAAGTATCAGTGTCAGTATCAAGCAATGAggtattgtattttaattaatatattagatATACATGAGCTTGAGTCTCAATAGACACATACACGGTTTCTAACTGAGGGATGTTGAAGATATCACTAGGAAGCTCGCCTTCAATTCCTGTCTGTTCCAGCGTCCTTTAGAAGAAAAAAATATATGATCAATTATTCACAGAAATGAAAAGTAAGTGCTTCAATGGCGGGGTAAAACATGGGAAAAAGGGCATACAATGTTGTCAGGGACTGTAACGATGAGAGCCATGTGGGAACTTCGGTGGCTGTAAATTTATTGTTGCTCAAATCCCTGCAAATCGAGAAAATAGTTGATGTACTGATTGCAGAAAAGAAAAGGACATTTTGTTCGACACAAAAACTTATCCGAGACAGTCTCGTGTAAGATACTAGGCCATTAATCCTATACTTAATGAGGAGTAAATAAATAAAATCATCAGGTTTGCACTTACAAAGAGTTGAGGTTATTCATGCCACTGAGGTCGGGGAAATCACCAGTAAATGAATTTTTCGACAGCACGCTGAAATGACCAGCCAAAAGGATAAGAATTTCATGGACGGGAATGATGAAGGTGGTTAATAAATTGATGTGGAATAAATTACAAGAATGCTTATATATTAGTTAGAGGTTGCTAAAGGTAAAAATATTCGTAGTAATTATCTTACAGCTCATTGACGTCAGTAAGGTTGTTGAGGTTGTCTGGAAGAGTACCGCTCAATGAGTTCCTGTCAAAGCGACtagtacaaaaaaaaaacattaaaaacaGGAAGTTACAAAGCTGAATCAAAACCTGCGTCGAGAGAAACTCACACTGTCTGAAGTGACTGGACAAGACCTAATGTTTCGGGGAGGCTCCCAGTGAGCTTATTATTATCAAAAAGCCTGGCAAGGCAAAAAAAATATGTCAGCGGGGTAAACTGAAAATAGAATGACGAAAATGAAAGCAGTAAAAAGAGCATGGGAATGGTCTTTTTCTATGAAATGCAAAGATATGACCGCACAGCTACAATCAGGACGTTCAAAAACTCACATCTTTAAACCATATCAGAGAAATGACCGCACAGCTACATTCAGATTTAAAAAACATCCAGGGAAGTAACAAATTACGAGTGGTAAGAGTGTAAGACAGAACTTACACGTGTATCAGAATCATGTCAGAGCTAAACAGACTAGGTGGGATCGTCCCAGAAAGCTGATTTTTTCCGAAGTGACTGAAAAGGTTACGAGTTAAAAGTTGATCAACCCCAAGTAAAGGCAAAAAAGAATTATAAGTTATGTCTTTATAAAGAAACAAAAACATACAAGTGTTTTGTATGAAGTAGCAAATCAAGCCCCGGTGTGGTTCCATTAGAAACAGGAATTGGGCCACTGAGCTTATTGTCGGCGAGATCCAGCCAAGAAACCTTTGCCAAGTTACCAATAGATGCTGGTATCGGTCCAGTAAACTTGTTAGAGTTCAGAGATCTGCAAGATATTGGATGTATTAAAAACTAGGGAAGAATTAGTGAAGAAATATCCCCTTGTTTCATACAAAGTTAATCTTTCCATTTGATTTTATACGATCACCTAGACGACACATTGAGTCGTTGACCATAATTTTGTGAGAGACTTTTGATATACCTTAGAATAATACTATAATGTATTTTCATTTTTAAAAAATTTACCAGTAAATTTTGAAACTTCGACATCAAAAAGTAAAATGGGAGAAAAATTCGAGACAAAAGGAGTATGAATCAGTGACATTGCAATTGTCCAATGGAAGTGAAAGAAGCGGAAATATATGTAAGATTCTTACAATGTTCCAAGCTTTACCAGTGATCCAATTGAATCAGGAATCGTCCCAGAAAACCCACAACCAAGAAGGATTCTTGCATACACGAAACAGAGAAAAGAGCATTAGTTTTAGAAGTAAACAATATGCAAAACTTTGAAAGCCATAATTTACTGAAAAGTTTTAATAAGTTTCTTACAAGCTTGTAAGATTTGTCAGCTTCCCTATAGTTGGAGGAAGGGAACCTGTAAGTCCTGTATTGTAGGATAGATCCCTGCATACAGTGGATAGAACAGATAATTAAACAGTAACAGCGGAAATGGTATTTCTACGTTATCTGAAAGTATTGCAGATATGAAAGCAGTTGAAGTACCAAAACTTACAGTATCTGCAATTCAGATAAAGAAGCAAGGTCACCACTCAGTTGACCTGTTACGCCTGCACTTGATAATTTTCTGAAACACGAGTGGTTGAATTCAAATCTACATCCGAAAAAGGTCAGGTGGAAACTGAATTCGAGAAAGCCAAAACTTACATAGTTATGATACGAGAATTATCGCATGTGATTCCTTCCCATTTGCCTCCACAAGGGTCTCCACCTTTCCAGCTCTGAGGTAAATTTTTCCAGTCTTTGGTGAGGGCAGTTAAAGCAGCATCTGTGCCAACATTTGCCGCTTTCAGGTAATGGAGACCAAGTGATCCAAAACTTACCGATCTATTCTCGGCACAAAAACTTATACAAGACATAAGTTCTCACTATTTGACACCATGAGCCTATCAATAATCAATGTACTGACATAAAATCTCGCCTTTAAGAGACGCGTGATATGAACTAGCAAATGACGAAAAATTGAACCTCAAAAAGAATCAACCATCACACATTCATAAATCATAGCTTAGCATAGAAGTGAATGAAGTGAGATTAAAAGTTAAAACCCATGGTGGAAACCGGTGAGCATCAAAAATACAGATGGGCTCGCTTTACGcgcaaaacaaatacaaaattTATCTTCAATAGTCAGAAACAGCAAAACATTGAAAATTCAAGACAATCATGAAATGAGCAATGACAACAATTTAGAAAAAGATGCAAACACTCAGACTTACAATCTTGGTCGTCTGTCTGTGCTGCTACATCACCAACATTGATACAAATGAATGCAAGAAACAGCACAACTCTGAGAGCCCTCATTCCACTACCAAAAACTCTCATTTTTAACAAAAACTACTTGCAGTAACAACTTTTCGCCCCGCAAAACACTACAGTACCTTTCTTTTCAGAATAACAGCAATATCTAGCAAAAAAGCCTTTCAGAGTTGCAGCATTAAACCCGGCTACACGATTCCGATCCCAAATTAGCAATGCAACTCAAGTCTACAAGAGGGTTGTTTTTCTTCCAATACTTCCAAAGACTACTTCCTTTACAAACTCAATTTAGTAGATCAATTCATACTAATATAATACAAAATTATGTACAATTGGACACAGAAAAAGTCTAATATTTCTAAGATAACATCCTACCCTCAACTGCAATTGGGTATAAACAAATACATCAAATGTCTGTCAATTAGCCAAGGTCAACCACAAATTATGATCCACCACACGTTTTATCTTCTCAAAATCAAACTTGGCAACatatattaaaataatatatggctaacaaatcaaattaattaattaattcatgcATAATTACACAAGAAATAGCTTACTAATCATGAACCACCACTTAAAAACCTCCATAATAATCATTTCCTAATCAAAAGATTTTACCTTTTCTTGGGTAACAAAAACACCCATGACCCATAATTAATTTGACCCGTTTTACACTTAAGACGGATATGCTCCTTTTGAGGGCTACTAACTAAAATATTAACTAAGACCCAAAAAACTGAAATTGGGGTTTGAATGTTGAATGTTTAAATAGGGTAAAGACCAATTTCAAGCAGACATTGATCTACAAATTGATACAATTTATAAAATAGACGATACTCTAATCAAacgtatggaaatgaaatgaatGCGCGAAATATATGACTATAATGTCATTAAACAAAAGGATCTAATATCTAATCTAATAAGGTGGTAGCATTCAAGGAAGGTAGGTACATCTATATCTCAAGAGGTTCCATGGCCACTTGATCATTAGTGCATAGATAGAGCTATTTAATGCCCTTTTCATTATATCAGTTGCAACGGTAGCAATTAGTAGTGGCGGAGACGGTATCTACAGTTAAGAGAGGCGAAAAATATCAGGGCGAATAAAAAATGACATAGGTAAACCTGAAAAAAAATCGGAAACTTtaactaaaaataaaaataataggtcttggtatagacgggtggggtgaacagacgggtaaagacctctaataaaatgggtagggggacaaggtgaggcaccccatgtgcttcccactttatggcaaatgggtattttgtgagggaaaatggtatccgtctatacgtatagacggatagtgtccgtctataatgagaatttgtgaaataaAAAATGGCATAGGTAAACCTGAAAAAAATCGGAAACTTTAACTAAAacttttgaattttctgtaacCCGTGAGATTGAGCGCCTCTGCTAGCCCTCTAAATCCGTCACTTAAATCATTAGATCATGGATAGAGCTATTTAATGCCCTTTTCAAATTATTAAAGTATTAATGCAGCATAAGGAGGAGGGTATATGAGATGCAATGGTAGTAATCAGTAGCATTCCAGTTGTAGAAGTTGGCAACTTGCAGTGGTGCAAAGGCAAGTATGAACATCTTGCCAAGTTGGCAATTTAATTTTGGATATTTTTATCGACTTTTTCTTTTGGGTCAATGTCTTACTGTCTTTGTCCCAGtcctttttgtttttatgatgatAGAATGTTAGATTCATCTTGCGTATCCGTTCGGTTTCTTGTAAGACTATTTTATGACTAGTCTATCCGTCtcagttatttatttatttttttattcttttattaaactatattttaatttttgaaatCTAGAAATGGGTTCTAATGCATTTCAGAAAGGGTGGTACTCATTTATGTACGAGTTTTACTCATTTATGGACGTAAATGACCATTATACCccttttattttaatgatttcATTTTAATACCTTTTTCAATCGCTCTCCCTCTTCTTCGTCTACTCTCTTCTCACTCTAACTACAACCATCCAAGTAACCAACCACCACTCGGCAGCCACCATCTACCACCCTCACCGACGTCCAATTTTTCTAACTTCTGATATCAATTCATCGTGACTCCTGAAGTTTTTTCCGACATTAAAAATGTGTCCGGTATCTATCATTTTTGCAGGAAATTTCTCATACTCATTAGACTCTGAATcctgaaataataataaagaaaatagtaaaaattactaaaataaatacaaaatatttataaaaaaaatgaaaatgactttttttttgaattgaaTACAGTCAAGAATGTAGTCAGTATGTAATGCTCCTACAATTGATCATGAACATCTATGAATATAACGCCCATCAATAATATGATTCCAGAAAAAAAATATGAAGAAATTGTGAAACATGCAAGTAATGAATTCATGTGATATTCCTGTAATTCATGCAGAGTAACATGCGATTTGGTTGTGTGATGTTCTTGAAGAACTATTGTAAACGAACTGAGTTGGTTTCACTATTGTACTGCGAGTTTAATTACCTGATcgatataaaccctaatttaaatCAGTGTAAAGAAACCTTAATATAATTGACAAAATTAAGAATTAGAATTATCTGGTCGATACGAGAATTAGCATCAATAATTGTGTAATTTGAGGAATTGATTAATTTTgttgatttgattaattttgtgaggGAGATAATTAGAGAGGGAATTAAAGAGAATTAGGCAAAGGGCATAATAtgaaaaaataatgaaaaaaaaaatcgtgaaaGAGTAAAACTCATCCAAGAATGAGCAACTACATTCAGAAATATCAAGTTGAGCTACATCAACAAAAAAAGGCGTAAGGTCCTCCGTCCAAACTCGCCTACCATAACTCCACGGTCTAACATGAGCTATCTCGTGTGctaatctattttttttttgttcttcaaGTCTATAATGACATAAATTGTAAATCTCAAACCAATGCCATTAATAATAAATCTcatcataaataaaaataaatcactTCTTTCCCCTTTTTGATTCTTCAAGTCTATAATGACGATCAAGCAATCGCTCTCCACACTTACCTTCTTCAAACCCGACATCCGTGCTTCCGTTAATCCCATGAGGATTGCTTCCGCTTCCACCATTGTCACGTCTCTCTCCCCCTTTCCTTGCACCACAACCGCCCACTTCACCACACCATACTCATTGTAATAGATACACCCCCTACCCACGGCCACTCCCTCAATAACGGGTGCATTCACGTTCACTTTCAATTCACCATGTCTCGGCTTTGTCCAGCCAACTCCATtagtataacaacccgacccaccacggtcgtaacacaacccaataagatgggatacgtacctttgggcccattacttgtcctcacttaagcccaaaagcacaaggccttgttactaagcgGTGGGTGAAATcgcttataaacatatcacaagctccatattttcccgatgtgggacaacttactCTCAATCATCTATTGGCTGGGGTGTTACAATTAGAGACCACCGTCCCTTCTCCTTCCTCTGTTCCTCGATCATTTCCCAAAACGGCTCTTTTATCCTCCTCACCACCCTCTCCTCGGACCAGCTAACGCCCTCGAACACCAGTTTATTATGCCCTTCCCATATTGCTCATTATACCCAACACGCGCTATCATGAACTCCATCCGCTCCCTCATCA
Encoded here:
- the LOC141599090 gene encoding leucine-rich repeat receptor protein kinase HPCA1-like isoform X1, with the translated sequence MRVFGSGMRALRVVLFLAFICINVGDVAAQTDDQDYAALTALTKDWKNLPQSWKGGDPCGGKWEGITCDNSRIITIKLSSAGVTGQLSGDLASLSELQILDLSYNTGLTGSLPPTIGKLTNLTSLILLGCGFSGTIPDSIGSLVKLGTLSLNSNKFTGPIPASIGNLAKVSWLDLADNKLSGPIPVSNGTTPGLDLLLHTKHFHFGKNQLSGTIPPSLFSSDMILIHVLFDNNKLTGSLPETLGLVQSLQTVRFDRNSLSGTLPDNLNNLTDVNELVLSKNSFTGDFPDLSGMNNLNSLDLSNNKFTATEVPTWLSSLQSLTTLTLEQTGIEGELPSDIFNIPQLETVILKNNQLNGTLTISGSYSRQLALIDLQSNKIEAVKVAPGYNSTLLLDGNPFCEGNSVNLAYCKSQQNLGSLYTTPVFCVASKCASGLTSSSNCKCGYPYTGIWTFRAPSFSAYGNPSYFGELQQSLLTSLVSYKLPVDSISMSDVAVDTFGNLNMRLAIFPAGLEFFNKTGVTSLGFVFSNQTYKPNKKFGPYIFIADSYPYADSSGRSSETSHNGVIIGAVVGCSVLLLLLLCAGGYAYHQKKRAEKAKLKATTLASWDSQHIGGDVPQLKGARFFSFEELQRCTNNFSEDNNIGAGGFGKVYKGILADKQIVAIKRCQEGSMQGSREFKNEIELLSRVHHKNLVKLMGFCYAQGEQMLVYEFIPNGTLMESLLGTSGIQLDWMRRLMVTLGAARGLQYLHELADPPIIHRDIKSTNILLDERLIAKVADFGLSKLFGDTEKGYVTTQVKGTMGYMDPEYYMTNQVTEKSDVFSFGVVMMEMVTARRPIQQGKYIVKEIRTKIDRTRGLYNLEDLIDPILLRSKTPLVGIEKFVDLALKCVEDAGVDRPTMGELVKEIETIVKMAGLNPSLESPSVSWTSEVGGDGRHPYSDESLYRHNSGSTPLTSADYK
- the LOC141599090 gene encoding leucine-rich repeat receptor protein kinase HPCA1-like isoform X2 — protein: MRALRVVLFLAFICINVGDVAAQTDDQDYAALTALTKDWKNLPQSWKGGDPCGGKWEGITCDNSRIITIKLSSAGVTGQLSGDLASLSELQILDLSYNTGLTGSLPPTIGKLTNLTSLILLGCGFSGTIPDSIGSLVKLGTLSLNSNKFTGPIPASIGNLAKVSWLDLADNKLSGPIPVSNGTTPGLDLLLHTKHFHFGKNQLSGTIPPSLFSSDMILIHVLFDNNKLTGSLPETLGLVQSLQTVRFDRNSLSGTLPDNLNNLTDVNELVLSKNSFTGDFPDLSGMNNLNSLDLSNNKFTATEVPTWLSSLQSLTTLTLEQTGIEGELPSDIFNIPQLETVILKNNQLNGTLTISGSYSRQLALIDLQSNKIEAVKVAPGYNSTLLLDGNPFCEGNSVNLAYCKSQQNLGSLYTTPVFCVASKCASGLTSSSNCKCGYPYTGIWTFRAPSFSAYGNPSYFGELQQSLLTSLVSYKLPVDSISMSDVAVDTFGNLNMRLAIFPAGLEFFNKTGVTSLGFVFSNQTYKPNKKFGPYIFIADSYPYADSSGRSSETSHNGVIIGAVVGCSVLLLLLLCAGGYAYHQKKRAEKAKLKATTLASWDSQHIGGDVPQLKGARFFSFEELQRCTNNFSEDNNIGAGGFGKVYKGILADKQIVAIKRCQEGSMQGSREFKNEIELLSRVHHKNLVKLMGFCYAQGEQMLVYEFIPNGTLMESLLGTSGIQLDWMRRLMVTLGAARGLQYLHELADPPIIHRDIKSTNILLDERLIAKVADFGLSKLFGDTEKGYVTTQVKGTMGYMDPEYYMTNQVTEKSDVFSFGVVMMEMVTARRPIQQGKYIVKEIRTKIDRTRGLYNLEDLIDPILLRSKTPLVGIEKFVDLALKCVEDAGVDRPTMGELVKEIETIVKMAGLNPSLESPSVSWTSEVGGDGRHPYSDESLYRHNSGSTPLTSADYK